Proteins encoded within one genomic window of Flavobacterium sp. NG2:
- a CDS encoding peptidylprolyl isomerase: MAVLSKIRQRSALMIAVIALALFAFIIGDLFKSGSFSSTSKDVGSINGKDISFEDFRIKVSNVEKGGQGISSTAAANRVWEEEVSIALLSTEFEKLGLRVGEKHLLEVLKSDPNIGQNPQFLNAAGVFDIAKFKEFFKANPSLAESLKERERSADLNAKFQIYTTLVKAGSYTTQAEGKLQYEMESDKVSFAYVAGLFSTVKDSDVKVTDAEVLDYMKKNKKKFKSEETREIEYVLIEDKASKEDEAEVKAKITGLLSGSVVYNQATGKNDTLAGFRSAKNIAEFVNSNSDIPYDSTYIAKNRLPAVDADKLFNLAPGEIYGPYVNGGYYCISKSFGKKSGVNAKASHILISYEGTQVPNQKEKRSKDQARAKAESILEQVNANPESFMMLAYTSSDDSSSQQGGDLGYFGPNQMVKPFNDFVFNNSIGKVGLVETDFGFHIIKVTDKQDGVRLATIAQKIQPSEATSDKIFTQATQFEMGAADKDFYQVAKSMGLTVNPAVAVKAMDESFGGLGNQRAIVRWGFEDDSKVGSIKRFEVANVGHVIARVKSIDDSGLVALSQAKPYVESILKNKKKAELIKAKMTGTSIEAIAKAVGAPVQQATDVTKANPMLDNVGQEPKVVGNAFALSANKLSAPIEGNMGVYVVKNIKTVKAPAIKDFSSYVAQLKAQSANDAGRALPALKDVAEIKDNRRQFNF; the protein is encoded by the coding sequence ATGGCAGTTTTATCAAAAATTAGACAACGTTCCGCCTTAATGATTGCAGTTATTGCATTAGCTTTATTTGCTTTTATCATTGGTGATTTATTCAAAAGTGGTAGCTTCAGTAGTACTTCCAAAGATGTAGGAAGTATTAATGGAAAGGATATTTCATTTGAAGATTTTAGAATCAAAGTAAGCAATGTTGAAAAAGGAGGACAAGGAATATCTTCAACGGCTGCAGCTAATAGAGTTTGGGAAGAAGAAGTGTCTATCGCTTTGTTGAGTACTGAATTCGAAAAATTAGGTTTAAGAGTAGGTGAAAAGCATTTACTTGAAGTTTTGAAATCAGATCCAAATATTGGACAAAATCCTCAGTTTTTAAATGCTGCTGGAGTTTTTGATATTGCTAAATTTAAAGAGTTTTTCAAAGCTAATCCAAGTTTAGCTGAAAGCTTAAAAGAAAGAGAAAGAAGTGCTGATTTGAATGCAAAATTTCAAATTTATACTACTTTGGTTAAAGCGGGAAGTTATACTACTCAAGCTGAAGGGAAATTACAATACGAAATGGAATCTGATAAAGTAAGCTTTGCTTATGTTGCAGGTTTGTTCTCAACAGTTAAAGATAGTGATGTAAAAGTTACGGATGCTGAAGTTCTTGATTATATGAAGAAAAACAAGAAAAAATTCAAGTCTGAAGAAACTCGTGAAATTGAATACGTATTGATTGAAGATAAAGCTTCAAAAGAAGATGAGGCTGAAGTAAAAGCTAAAATTACTGGATTGTTATCTGGTAGTGTGGTTTATAACCAAGCAACAGGAAAAAACGATACTTTAGCTGGATTCAGATCAGCTAAAAACATTGCTGAGTTTGTAAATTCAAATTCGGACATTCCTTATGATTCAACTTATATTGCTAAAAATCGTTTGCCAGCTGTTGATGCTGATAAATTATTCAACTTAGCTCCAGGCGAAATTTATGGTCCTTATGTAAATGGTGGTTACTACTGTATTTCTAAATCTTTTGGAAAAAAATCAGGAGTTAATGCTAAAGCAAGTCATATCTTAATTAGTTATGAAGGGACTCAAGTTCCAAACCAAAAAGAAAAAAGAAGTAAAGATCAAGCAAGAGCTAAAGCTGAAAGTATCTTAGAACAAGTAAATGCTAATCCAGAAAGTTTCATGATGTTGGCTTATACTAGCTCTGATGATTCATCATCACAACAAGGTGGTGATTTAGGATATTTTGGTCCAAACCAAATGGTAAAACCATTCAATGATTTTGTATTCAATAATTCAATTGGTAAAGTAGGTTTAGTTGAAACTGACTTTGGTTTCCATATCATTAAAGTAACTGACAAACAAGACGGTGTTCGTTTGGCAACTATCGCTCAAAAAATTCAACCATCAGAAGCTACTTCTGACAAAATATTTACACAAGCTACTCAATTTGAAATGGGAGCGGCTGATAAAGATTTTTACCAAGTTGCCAAAAGTATGGGGCTTACTGTGAATCCTGCAGTAGCTGTAAAAGCAATGGATGAAAGTTTTGGAGGATTAGGAAATCAAAGAGCTATTGTAAGATGGGGATTTGAAGACGACTCTAAAGTAGGTTCAATAAAACGTTTTGAAGTGGCTAATGTAGGTCACGTTATCGCAAGAGTAAAAAGTATTGATGATTCTGGTTTAGTTGCTTTGAGTCAAGCAAAACCTTATGTAGAGTCTATCTTGAAAAACAAGAAAAAGGCTGAATTGATTAAAGCTAAAATGACTGGAACTTCAATTGAAGCTATTGCGAAAGCAGTTGGTGCGCCAGTACAACAAGCTACTGATGTAACAAAAGCAAATCCTATGTTGGATAATGTAGGTCAAGAGCCAAAAGTTGTTGGAAATGCATTTGCTCTATCAGCAAATAAATTATCTGCACCAATTGAAGGGAATATGGGTGTTTATGTTGTAAAAAACATTAAAACAGTTAAGGCTCCTGCAATAAAAGATTTTTCGTCTTATGTAGCTCAATTAAAAGCACAATCTGCTAATGATGCTGGAAGAGCATTACCAGCATTGAAAGATGTTGCTGAAATAAAAGACAATAGAAGACAATTTAATTTCTAA
- a CDS encoding GYDIA family GHMP kinase, with the protein MKKTFYSNGKLLITGEYLVLDGANAFALPTKLGQNLIIEDGEKQKINWKSQDADGSIWFEDTILFSEITDYIPNETETVRNTLITILYQAYLKNNNFLTKDKGYNITTQLTFARKWGLGTSSTLINNIAQWLDIDAFELLNTSFGGSGYDIACAKNNGPIIYHLEEGKPIIEKTTFNPEFTNQIYFVYLNKKQSSKTAIANYNSNKHHNLDRNIAKNNQITLEVLEATSVENFRTAIEKHEARMSLILENNTVKELLFSDFKGSIKSLGAWGGDFIMVVSNENPSTYFNAKGYETIFTFEELILNSKS; encoded by the coding sequence ATGAAAAAAACCTTTTACAGCAACGGAAAACTATTGATTACAGGAGAATACCTTGTTTTGGATGGTGCCAATGCTTTTGCCTTACCAACTAAATTAGGGCAAAACCTAATCATTGAAGATGGCGAAAAGCAAAAAATAAACTGGAAAAGCCAGGATGCAGATGGCAGTATTTGGTTTGAAGACACGATTTTATTTAGTGAAATAACTGATTACATCCCAAATGAAACAGAAACAGTTCGAAACACTTTAATTACGATACTATACCAAGCCTATCTCAAGAACAATAATTTCCTAACTAAAGATAAAGGATACAATATTACCACCCAATTGACTTTCGCTAGAAAATGGGGATTGGGAACCTCCTCTACACTTATCAATAATATTGCACAATGGCTGGATATTGATGCTTTTGAATTGCTAAATACTAGTTTTGGCGGTAGTGGTTATGATATCGCTTGTGCTAAAAACAATGGTCCAATTATCTATCATCTTGAAGAAGGAAAACCTATTATAGAAAAAACAACATTCAATCCTGAATTTACAAACCAAATCTATTTTGTCTACCTCAATAAAAAACAAAGTAGTAAAACGGCAATTGCGAATTACAATAGCAACAAACATCATAACTTAGATAGAAATATTGCTAAAAACAACCAAATAACACTAGAAGTTCTCGAAGCAACCTCTGTAGAAAATTTTAGGACTGCTATTGAAAAACACGAAGCAAGAATGAGCCTCATCTTAGAAAACAATACTGTAAAAGAATTACTTTTTTCTGACTTTAAAGGAAGCATCAAAAGCCTTGGTGCTTGGGGTGGTGATTTTATAATGGTGGTTTCAAATGAAAACCCTAGCACCTATTTTAACGCAAAAGGTTATGAAACTATTTTCACTTTTGAAGAGTTGATTTTAAATTCCAAATCATAA
- a CDS encoding hydroxymethylglutaryl-CoA reductase, degradative: protein MNQPFSGFSKLSKEDKINWIADAYFSTPNEAISLLKKYWNSDAKIQKLHDEFIENTITNFYIPLGVAPNFLINGKYNTIPMAIEESSVVAAASKAAKFWSTRGGFKTKVINTEKIGQVHFLYKGDESKLDLFFIQTKAKFFTDTDSITTNMQKRGGGILDIELRDKTNLIDNYYQLHVTFETKDSMGANFINSCLEQFAKTLKEEAQNFDLFSETEKEIEVIMSILSNYVPNCLVRAEVSCPIEDLEEKHIPNPKEFAERFVQAVQIAEVEPYRAVTHNKGIMNGIDAVVIATGNDFRAVEAGVHAYAAHKGQYSSLSHAKIENGIFSFWLEIPLALGTVGGLTSLHPLVKLSLEMLENPSAEELMQFVAVAGLAQNFGALRSLTTSGIQEGHMKMHLNNILNQFEANEEESHEVRKYFKHHVVSHSAVVNYIESLRK from the coding sequence ATGAATCAACCTTTTTCAGGATTTTCAAAATTATCCAAAGAAGACAAAATAAACTGGATTGCTGACGCTTATTTTTCGACTCCAAATGAAGCCATTTCTCTTTTAAAGAAATACTGGAATTCGGATGCAAAAATTCAGAAACTCCACGATGAATTCATTGAAAACACGATTACTAACTTTTATATTCCCCTTGGTGTTGCGCCTAATTTCTTAATCAATGGCAAATACAATACCATTCCGATGGCGATTGAAGAGAGTTCCGTTGTGGCAGCAGCTTCCAAAGCGGCAAAGTTCTGGTCCACTCGTGGCGGATTCAAAACCAAAGTGATTAACACGGAAAAAATAGGTCAAGTTCATTTTCTTTACAAAGGAGATGAATCCAAACTTGATTTATTTTTCATCCAAACCAAAGCCAAATTTTTCACTGACACCGATAGCATTACTACCAACATGCAAAAACGTGGTGGTGGTATATTAGATATTGAATTGAGAGATAAAACCAATTTAATTGATAATTACTATCAATTGCATGTGACTTTTGAAACAAAAGATAGTATGGGTGCTAACTTCATCAATTCATGTTTGGAGCAATTTGCAAAAACGCTGAAAGAAGAAGCACAAAATTTCGATTTATTTTCAGAAACTGAAAAAGAAATTGAAGTCATCATGAGCATACTTTCAAACTATGTCCCTAATTGTCTCGTACGTGCCGAGGTATCTTGCCCAATTGAAGACCTAGAAGAAAAACACATTCCAAATCCTAAAGAGTTTGCAGAACGATTTGTACAAGCTGTACAAATTGCTGAAGTAGAACCCTACCGAGCCGTAACGCACAACAAAGGAATCATGAACGGAATCGACGCTGTGGTGATTGCTACAGGGAATGATTTCCGCGCTGTCGAAGCGGGAGTTCACGCCTATGCTGCACATAAAGGACAGTATTCTAGTTTATCTCACGCTAAAATCGAAAACGGAATTTTTTCTTTTTGGTTAGAAATACCATTGGCCTTAGGAACGGTTGGGGGCTTGACAAGCTTACATCCATTGGTAAAACTATCCTTAGAAATGCTAGAAAACCCATCTGCCGAAGAATTAATGCAATTTGTAGCGGTTGCCGGTTTGGCTCAAAACTTTGGCGCATTGCGTTCCTTAACGACTTCTGGAATTCAAGAAGGACATATGAAAATGCATTTGAATAACATATTGAATCAATTTGAAGCAAATGAAGAAGAAAGTCATGAAGTTCGCAAATACTTTAAGCACCATGTCGTTTCCCATAGTGCAGTAGTCAACTATATCGAAAGTTTACGGAAATAA
- a CDS encoding S9 family peptidase translates to MANRRFLGMFLFLGLSLLAQQKISVEDIYSGVFREEGMMELQSLKKTNQYTVLNEDENNPSIQINLYDFASLKKVATLFDTKNYSRLPRIESYSFDPSEKLILMAANKRSIYRHSFTADYFLYDIAKKQLSKLFDSPVQEPTFSPDGKKIAFAKANNLYVYDLTSKTTTAITTDGKKNEIINGISDWVYEEEFSFVRAFDWSTDSKKIAYIRFDESKVPDYSMVVYGKNLYPSIETFKYPKAGEQNSKVSLHIYELASAHSTKINLDHYTDFYIPRIKWTNDGAVLSAKILNRHQNNLDLLFIDAQTGNTKVVLNEKSKTFIDFVDTDNLSFLTDNRFVWTSEKDGFNHIYLYDKAGKLINQVTKGNWEVTKFYGFDENANTVFYESVEKGSIYRDVYRIGLDGKNKVCLTKKLGTNKATFSPNFQYFINDYSAALQPSVFTLNESKSGNELQLIENNQMLLSSLKGYDLPSKSFFTLKTAKGNELNAWMIKPKNFDATKKYPVLMYQYSGPGSQQVKDSWNSYDDYWFMMLAQQGYIVACVDGRGTGFKGEAFKKVTYKELGKYEVEDQIDAAKVLASYPYVDGSRIGIFGWSYGGFMASNCILKANEVFKMAIAVAPVTNWRFYDTIYTERYMQTPQENPTGYDNNSPLNFASQLKGKYLLIHGSADDNVHLQNSMQMSEALIQANKQFDSQIYPDKNHGIYGGMTRIQLYTKMTNFIKESL, encoded by the coding sequence ATGGCAAATCGTCGGTTTTTGGGAATGTTTTTGTTCTTGGGTCTTTCCCTATTGGCGCAACAAAAAATAAGTGTTGAAGATATTTATAGTGGTGTTTTTCGGGAAGAAGGAATGATGGAATTGCAATCGTTAAAGAAAACAAACCAATACACCGTATTGAATGAGGATGAAAATAATCCAAGCATTCAAATCAATTTGTATGATTTCGCTAGTTTAAAAAAAGTAGCTACTTTATTTGATACCAAGAATTACAGTCGTTTACCTCGAATTGAAAGCTATTCCTTTGATCCTTCGGAAAAGTTAATTTTAATGGCTGCAAATAAGCGTTCCATTTACCGTCACTCCTTTACTGCGGATTACTTTCTATATGATATTGCTAAAAAACAATTATCAAAATTATTTGATTCCCCTGTTCAAGAACCTACTTTTTCTCCCGATGGGAAGAAAATCGCTTTCGCAAAAGCGAATAATCTTTATGTATACGATTTAACGTCCAAAACCACAACGGCAATCACTACTGATGGCAAGAAAAACGAAATTATCAATGGGATTTCGGATTGGGTGTATGAAGAAGAGTTTTCTTTTGTTCGTGCTTTTGATTGGAGTACTGATAGTAAAAAAATTGCCTATATCCGTTTTGACGAAAGCAAAGTGCCTGACTATTCGATGGTAGTTTATGGCAAGAATTTGTATCCTTCGATAGAAACCTTCAAATACCCAAAAGCTGGTGAGCAAAACTCAAAAGTGTCTTTACATATTTACGAATTGGCATCGGCTCATTCAACAAAAATAAACTTAGACCACTACACTGATTTTTATATACCTAGAATTAAATGGACGAATGATGGTGCTGTATTGTCGGCCAAAATCTTAAACCGTCATCAAAACAATTTGGATTTACTATTTATCGATGCTCAAACAGGAAATACAAAAGTTGTTTTGAATGAAAAAAGTAAAACCTTTATCGATTTTGTAGATACTGACAATTTGAGTTTTCTTACGGATAATCGTTTTGTTTGGACGAGTGAGAAAGATGGTTTTAATCATATTTACTTGTATGATAAGGCAGGGAAATTAATTAACCAAGTCACCAAAGGAAATTGGGAAGTCACCAAATTTTATGGTTTTGATGAAAATGCCAATACAGTGTTTTATGAATCGGTGGAAAAAGGCTCTATTTATCGTGATGTGTATCGCATTGGTTTGGATGGGAAGAATAAAGTTTGTTTGACCAAAAAACTAGGAACTAATAAAGCGACTTTTAGTCCTAATTTTCAATATTTCATAAATGATTATTCAGCTGCTTTACAACCCTCAGTTTTTACATTGAATGAATCGAAATCCGGGAACGAATTGCAGTTGATTGAAAATAACCAAATGTTATTGTCAAGTTTGAAAGGATATGATTTGCCTTCAAAGTCTTTTTTTACCTTAAAAACAGCCAAAGGAAACGAATTAAATGCTTGGATGATTAAGCCTAAAAATTTTGATGCTACTAAAAAATATCCAGTTTTAATGTATCAATATTCAGGACCAGGTTCCCAACAAGTAAAAGATTCATGGAATAGTTATGACGATTATTGGTTTATGATGCTAGCGCAACAAGGGTATATTGTGGCTTGTGTGGATGGCAGAGGAACTGGTTTTAAAGGTGAAGCTTTTAAAAAGGTAACCTATAAAGAATTGGGAAAATACGAGGTTGAAGATCAAATTGATGCAGCTAAAGTTTTGGCTTCTTATCCTTATGTTGATGGGAGTAGGATTGGAATCTTTGGATGGTCGTATGGAGGTTTTATGGCATCGAATTGTATTTTGAAAGCAAATGAGGTTTTTAAAATGGCGATAGCAGTTGCTCCTGTGACCAATTGGCGTTTTTACGATACTATTTATACCGAAAGATACATGCAAACCCCACAGGAAAACCCAACGGGTTATGATAACAATTCGCCTCTTAATTTTGCTTCTCAGTTAAAAGGCAAATATTTACTCATTCACGGAAGTGCTGATGATAATGTACACCTTCAAAACTCGATGCAAATGTCCGAAGCTTTGATTCAGGCCAATAAACAATTTGATTCCCAGATATATCCAGACAAGAATCACGGCATTTATGGTGGAATGACCCGAATTCAATTGTATACTAAAATGACAAATTTTATCAAAGAGTCTTTATAA
- a CDS encoding peptide MFS transporter, protein MIQNTSEDQFFKNPVLGQPAGLFVLFFTEMWERFSFYGMRILLILFLTASITGDNPGWGWNAENAGSLYGTYALLLYITPIFGGIIADRYIGYSWAVVVGSIIMTLGHVAMFLETPFMLYVGLGLLVIGTGFFKPNMTSILSEMYKEYPDKKDGAYTIFYMGVNAGAFFGMMLCGYLASNLGWRWGFGLAGIFMLLGTLQFWMAKPLFGSVGDVPTKEKREAAIAKTDISNNPEDTPNPYTLIDYSLIGISTIIGLLYAFNDPVSKIGGFDLFDFTVWGLDGSVFVVLVGLALFLYLVISRLLRYTTVVRDRMIAVIIFAFFTIFFWMAFEQGASSLVIFARDNVDRTLVGTSLTVFNTINTLLTVVPLVIISWVLFLLAKQTWKKITASNIVLAITFVIVWAISLWMLNNEFSKDSSEIDPSWFSILNSFFIIALASTISKLWDSKYNPSAAVKYGLGLIIMAIGFGLLAYGSYGVATGVKVSMLWLVLAYLFHTLGELFLSPVGLSYVSKLVPARMIAFMFGMWYLAIAIGNKLAAVLGGQIENITNAYSLSTFFLIFTIVPTVAGLLVIALNPLMKKLMHGVK, encoded by the coding sequence ATGATTCAAAATACATCAGAAGATCAATTTTTTAAAAACCCAGTATTAGGACAGCCTGCAGGATTGTTCGTTTTGTTTTTTACTGAAATGTGGGAGCGTTTTTCGTTCTATGGAATGCGAATATTATTGATTTTGTTTTTGACGGCTTCTATAACAGGAGATAATCCAGGTTGGGGGTGGAATGCAGAAAATGCAGGTTCGTTATATGGAACTTATGCGTTGTTGTTATATATCACACCCATTTTTGGAGGAATCATTGCCGACAGGTATATTGGCTATAGTTGGGCGGTTGTTGTAGGTTCGATTATAATGACGTTGGGGCATGTTGCCATGTTTTTAGAAACACCTTTTATGTTGTATGTGGGATTGGGCTTACTAGTCATTGGAACAGGTTTTTTCAAACCAAATATGACTTCGATTTTGTCTGAGATGTACAAAGAATATCCTGATAAAAAAGACGGAGCCTATACTATTTTTTATATGGGAGTAAATGCTGGTGCGTTCTTTGGGATGATGCTTTGCGGGTATTTGGCTTCTAATTTAGGATGGCGTTGGGGTTTTGGTTTAGCAGGTATTTTTATGTTATTGGGAACGCTTCAGTTTTGGATGGCAAAACCTTTGTTTGGAAGCGTAGGTGATGTGCCAACCAAAGAAAAAAGAGAAGCCGCAATTGCAAAAACAGACATTTCAAACAATCCTGAAGATACACCAAATCCTTATACTCTTATCGATTATTCACTAATTGGGATTAGTACGATAATTGGATTGTTATACGCTTTCAATGATCCAGTTTCTAAAATTGGAGGTTTCGATCTTTTTGATTTTACAGTTTGGGGACTTGATGGTTCTGTTTTTGTTGTGCTTGTGGGATTGGCATTGTTTTTATATTTGGTTATCTCTCGTTTGTTACGCTATACTACGGTTGTTAGAGACAGAATGATTGCCGTAATCATATTTGCATTCTTTACGATATTCTTCTGGATGGCTTTTGAACAAGGAGCCTCTTCATTAGTGATTTTTGCACGTGATAATGTGGATAGAACGTTAGTAGGAACTTCTTTGACGGTTTTTAATACGATTAATACGTTATTGACCGTTGTTCCTTTGGTGATTATTTCATGGGTTTTGTTTTTATTGGCAAAACAAACTTGGAAAAAGATTACTGCTTCCAATATTGTTTTGGCAATAACCTTCGTTATAGTATGGGCAATTTCACTATGGATGTTGAATAACGAGTTTAGTAAAGACTCTTCAGAAATTGACCCGAGTTGGTTTTCTATTTTGAATTCCTTTTTTATTATAGCTTTGGCTTCTACGATTTCAAAACTTTGGGATAGTAAATACAATCCATCAGCAGCGGTTAAGTACGGATTGGGTTTAATCATTATGGCAATCGGTTTTGGATTGTTGGCTTATGGTTCTTATGGTGTGGCTACTGGTGTCAAAGTTTCGATGCTCTGGTTGGTTTTGGCATATTTATTTCATACGCTTGGGGAATTATTTTTGTCTCCAGTAGGGCTTTCCTATGTATCCAAATTAGTTCCAGCAAGAATGATAGCCTTTATGTTTGGGATGTGGTATCTAGCGATTGCTATTGGGAATAAATTGGCAGCAGTACTAGGCGGACAAATTGAAAATATAACTAATGCCTATTCGCTATCGACTTTCTTTTTAATTTTTACGATTGTTCCTACCGTGGCGGGTTTGTTAGTAATTGCATTAAATCCTCTTATGAAAAAGTTAATGCACGGTGTAAAATAG
- a CDS encoding thioredoxin family protein produces MKKIVLAFLILFTVSSQAQELKWHTNIKDAIAVSNKEKKPMMLFFTGSDWCGWCIRLQKEVLLTPEFKAWAKTNVVLVELDFPQRTPQLPEIKQQNAELQQVFGVQGYPTVFFTNVEKNKDGRLNFIALGKTGYVAGGPKAWLAEANGFLKNKI; encoded by the coding sequence ATGAAAAAAATAGTACTAGCGTTTCTTATCCTATTTACGGTAAGTAGTCAAGCACAAGAATTAAAATGGCATACAAATATCAAAGATGCGATTGCGGTAAGCAATAAAGAAAAGAAACCAATGATGTTGTTTTTTACGGGAAGTGATTGGTGTGGTTGGTGTATTCGTTTGCAAAAAGAAGTTTTGTTGACACCTGAATTTAAAGCTTGGGCAAAAACAAATGTAGTTTTAGTCGAACTAGATTTTCCACAAAGAACGCCACAATTACCTGAAATCAAACAACAAAACGCTGAATTACAACAAGTTTTTGGAGTGCAAGGGTATCCAACAGTATTTTTTACGAATGTAGAAAAAAATAAAGATGGTAGGTTGAATTTCATCGCCTTAGGAAAAACAGGTTATGTTGCTGGAGGTCCTAAAGCTTGGTTGGCTGAAGCCAATGGTTTTTTGAAGAATAAAATATAA